Within Deinococcus actinosclerus, the genomic segment GAGGGTGGCCTTCCCGTCCCCGGCGATCAGGGTGTAAGCGCCGGGCAGGAGCTGCCACGCGCCGGGGCCGTAGGCGTCGCCCACCCAGCTGCTCAGGCGCTCGCGGGAGACGGTGACCTGCACGGCGCGGCTCTCGCCGGGCTTCAGGACCGCGCGCAGCACCCCGACCGGGCGCGAGGTGGCCTGCAGGGCGCCGCTGGCGGGCAGGCTGGCGCGCAGCAGCACCGTCACGGTGCCCGCCTTCTCACCCGTATTCGTCAGGGTGGCCTGCGCGGTCATGCCGTCCGGGGCGGGGGTGACGGTCAGGTCACGCGCGACGCTGGTCGTGTAGTCCAGCCCGTACCCGAGCGGGTACAGCGGCAGCGGTGTCTCGCCGGCGCCCTCGGCGGGGCGGTCGCTCCAGAGGCCCACCTGGGTCAGGCTATCCGGCCACGTGAACGGCAGGCGGCCCGGGAAGCCCGCGCGGCCGTACAGCGCGTCGGCCAGGGCGGCGCCGCCCTGCGTGCCGGGCAGGTACGCCATGACCAGCCCTGACAGGCGCGACTGCATGTCGGCGGGGAGGATCAGGGGCCGCCCGGCCATCAGGACCGCCACGACGGGTGTCCCGGTGGCGAGCAGGTCGCGCAGCAGCGTGATCTGCCCGTCCGGCAGGCTCAGCGCGGGGTTGTTCGCCTGCCACTCCGCGCCGGGCGCCTCGCCGACCGCGACGACGATCACGTCCGCGCCCTTCGCGGCGGTCAGCAGTTGCGGGCGTTTGGTCTCCGGCAGGGCGCTGACGGTCACGCCCGCCGGGGCCGACGCCTTCAGCGCGGGGGCCAGCGTGGCGACCTTCGGCACGTCCGGCACGTTGCCCTTGCCGACGCCCTGCCAGTTCACGCTCCAGCCGCCCAGCTGGATGGCGGCGCTGTCCATCGCGGGCCCGGTGACGAGCACGCGGCCTTTACGGATCGGCAGGGTATCCGCCGGGTTCTCCAGCAGCGTCAGGGTGGCCGCCGCCGCCCGCTTGGCGAGGTCGCGGTGGTCGCCCAGCACGCCACTGCCGGTCAGTGGGGCGTCGAGCAGGCCCAGCCGCGCCTTGAAGGTCAGGACGCGCAGGGTCGCCTCGGCCAGGCGGGCCTCGCTGACCAGTCCGCTCTGCACGGCCTCGCGCAGGGCGTTCTGGTACGCCTCGACGCTGTTCGGGACCATGTACACGTCGATGCCTGCGTTCACGCTGGCCGCCGCTGCCCGCACCAGATCGGTGTGGGTGCGGTAGGTCGTGATCAGCCGCTCGATGTCGTTCCAGTCGCTGACGAGCAGGCCCCCGAAGCCCAGTTCGCCGCGCAGCAGGTCCGTCAGCAGCGCGCGCGAGGCGTGCACGGGCACGCCGTTCACGCTGCCGCTGTTCGCCATGACGCTCAGCGCCCCGGCGCGGATGCCCGCGCGGAAGGGCGGCAGGACCACCTCGTGCAGGGCGCGGGCGCTGATCTCGGCGTTCGCGCGGTCCAGCCCCAGGCTGGGCAGCCCGTACCCGGTGAAGTGCTTCAGGGTGGCCGCCACGCCACCGGCTTGCAGGCCGTCCACGGCGGCCCCCACCTGATCAGCGACCAGCCACGGGGACTCCCCGAAGGTCTCGTAGAAGCGGCCCCAGCGGGGGTCACGGCCCACGTCCGCGACCGGGGCGAACGTCCAGCCCATGTTCAGGGCGCGCATGTCCTGGGCGGTCGCCAGGGCCACCTCGCGCGTCAGGGCCGGGTCGAAGGCGGCGCCCAGGCCCAGGTTGTGCGGGTAGAGGATCGCGGCGGGGACGTTGTTCACGCCGTGCACCGCGTCCGTCCCGAACACCGCCGGGAGATTCGCGGGGTTGTTCGCGCGGCCCAGCGCGTCCAGGCGGGCCAGGAAGTCCGCCCAGCCGCGCGGTGTGTTCGGTTGCGGCGCGTCCCCCCGCCGTTCAGGAGCGTGCCGGGCCGCAGGGCGCGGAAGGTGGCGTCCGCGTCCGTGCGGAGGGGCGCGCTGCGGCTCCCCTCGGTGAAGCGGAACACGTGCGCCATGCTGACCTGCCCGATCCGGTCCTCCAGGTTCAGGCGCGGGAGGAGCGCGCGGGCCTGCGCCTCGGCCGCCGCCTGATCCGTCAGGGCGCCCGCGTGCGCGGCCAGCGCGGCGGTCAGCAGCGCCAGGACAGGGCGCCTCACGCGGTTTCCCCCTCGGTGTACTCGGCCCAGTGGAAGGTCGCCTCGCGGCGCTCGCCGCTCAGGTCCTGGCAGGTCAGGGCCAGGAACGTCCCGGTGAAGCTCAGGCCGCCGCAGTGCTCGTCGCTCAGCAGACCCGCGCTGAACGCCGGCCCAACGGGCGTCCATCCGCCCCCCGCCACCTGATACGCGAAGCCGAAGGTGTCGCCGCGGTAGCGGACCTCCAGCCCCACGCGGCCCGATTCGCCCAGCGGGACGTCCTGGGTCAGGTGCTCGCGGTACACGCCGTTCTCGCAGCTCGTGACGTTCAGCGCGCGGCCCGCCGCCTCGTCCCGGCTGACGCGCGCGTACACCCAGTTGCGGCTGTCGTAGTACGCGCACACGCCCGCCATCTGCTGAAAGTCACGCGGGTCGAAGCTCAGTTCGGTCCGCAGCCGCCCGTACAGGCTCTGGAGGCGGCGGCCCACCAGCGCCACGTGGTGACGGCTCATCAGCGCCTCGCGGCCCGGCAGGACCAGCCCGCCCTCAATCAGGCGCACGCCCAGCTCGGCGGCGGGGGCGCGCAGCGTCAGCCACTCGGGGCGCAGCGCCTCGCCCCGGAAGTCGTCGCGGGCAGGCACCTCGGGCCAGGGGTGCGGCGGCAGCGCGGGCAGCGTGGCGTGCAGCGCCGGGTGGTGCCCGCCCCCCGTCAGGCGCGGCCACTCGCCCCCCGGCCAGTCCAGGCCCTGCACTGCCGTCTCGCGGCCCAGCGGGCACTCGCCGCGCGGGGTCAGGGGGCGGCCGCACAGGTGCGCCATCACCCACCGTCCGTCCGGGGTGTCGGTCAGGCTGGCGTGCCCGGCCTTCTGGATGGGCAGGCCGGGGTCGTCCACCGCCGTGAGCAGCGGGTTGTGGGGGTGAACCTCGTACGGCCCGAGCAGCTCGCGCGAGCGGGCCAGGGTCACGGCGTGCTCCCAGCTCGTGCCGCCCTCGGCGGTCAGCAGGTAGTACCAGCCGTCCTTCTTATAGACGTGCGGGCCTTCCGTGACCTTCAGGTGGGTGCCGGTGAAGATGGTCGTGCGCGGGCCCACCAGCCGCCCCTCGGCCGGGCTGTACTCCTGCGCCACGATCCCCGCGAAGGGGTTGCGGCCCGCGCGGTGGTCCCACCGCATGTTCAGCAGCCACTTGCGCCCGTCCCCGCCCTCCGCGACGTCGTGGAAGAGGCTGGGGTCGAAGCCGCTGGAGTTCAGGTACACCGGCTCACTCCAGGGCCCCTCGATCTCAGGCGCCGTGACCAGGTAGTTGTGACTGTCCTTGAACGGCTCGGTGATCCCCCAGCTTTTGACGTCGGTGTAGATCAGGTGGAACTGCTCCCCGTCGTGCGACAGACACGGCGCCCAGATGCCGCCCGAGTCGGCGTTCCCGCGCATGTCCAGCTGCGACAGCCGGCTCAATGGCCGCGCCGCCAGCCGCCAGTGCACCAGATCCCGCGAGTGGGAGATCGCCACGCCCGGGTACCACTGGAAGGTGCTCGTCGCCAGGTAGTAGTCCTCCCCGACGCGCAGGAGACTGGGGTCCGGGTGGAAGCCCGGCAGGACCGGGTTCGTGACCGTCACCGTGGCGGGCGCCGGGGCGGTTCCCGCAGTGGGCTGGGCCGCCGCGAGGGTGTCCGTCACGCGCCGACCGCCTGCCCCGCGCGCGCCAGGAAGTCCCGGTACGTGCGCCCCGACAGTTTCGGCGTGCGCACCTGCGTGTCGAAGTTCACGTGCACGATCCCGAAGCGCTTGTCGTACCCCTCTGCCCACTCGAAGTTGTCCATCAGTGACCACGCGAAGTACCCGGCGACCTTCGCGCCGCGCGCCAGGGCCTCCTGCGTCGCCGCGAGGTGCTCGGTGAGGTACTGGGTGCGTTCCAGGTCGTTCACGTTCCCGTCCTCGTCCGCGACGTCCGGGTAGGTGCTGCCGTTCTCGGTGATGTAGATCGCGTCCGGCGCGTAGTCCTGTTGCAGCCGCACGAGCAGGTCGGTCAGGCTGTCCGGCGCGACCTCCCAGTCGAAGCCCGTGTACGCGCTGCCCTCGGGGCGGATCTGCCGGGCGTGCAGGAACCCCTCGCCGGGCGCGTCCTGCCCCACCGCGCGCGAGTACATGTTCACGCCCAGGAAGTCGGTGGGCTGCCCCATCAGTTCGGTGTCGCCGGGCAGCACCAGCCCCTGCGCCTGCGGGCTCAGGTCGCCCAGCAGGTCCACCATGTCCTGCGGGTAGCCGCGCCCGTACACCGGGTCCAGGTACCAGCGGTTCTGGAAGCCGTCCATGCGGTACGCGGCGGCGCGGTCGGCGGGCGTGTCCGTCGCGGGGTACGTGTGGTGGAGGTTCAGGGTGATGCCCGCCTGCGCGCCCGGCGCCTGCCCGCGGATGGCCTGCATGGCCCGCCCGTGCCCGACGAGCAGGTGGTGCGTGGCGGCGAAACTGGCCCGCAGGTCGTGCCGGCCCGGCGCGTGAATGCCGATGCCGTAGCCCAGGTACGCCGAGCACCACGGCTCGTTCAGCGTGATGAAGTGCTTCACGCGGTCTCCCAGCGCCGCCGCGACGACCGCCGAGTACGTCCCGAAGGCCTCGGCGGTGCCGCGCACGGTCCAGCCGCCCTCGTCTTCCAGGGTCTGCGGGAGGTCCCAGTGGTACAGCGTCGCCCAGGGCGTGATGCCGCGCGTGAGCAGCCCGTCCACGAGCCGCTGGTAGAAGTCCAGGCCCGCCTGGTTCACCGCGCCGCGCCCGTGCGGCAGGATGCGCGGCCAGGAGACGCTGAAGCGGTAGGCGTTCACGCCCAGGTCGCGGATCAGGTCCAGGTCACTGTCCAGGCGGTGGTAGTGGTCGCAGGCGACATCGCCGGTGTCCCCGCCGCGCACCTTGCCGGGCGTGCGGCAGAAGGTGTCCCAGATGCTGGGGCCCTTGCCGTCCTCGCGGGGCGCGCCCTCGATCTGGTAGGAACTCGTGGCGACACCCCAGGTGAAACGGGCGGGGAAACGGGCAGGATCGGGGATGCGGTTGCTCATGTGGAACTCCAGGGGTGAGGCAGGGGAGAGGAGGGCGGTCAGGGCGCGCGCCGGAAGACGACGCGGGTGACGCTCTGGGGCGGCAGGGTCAAGGGTCGGATGATGTTCAGGGCGGAGGGGAAGGTGCCCGCGTCCACGCCTGCCGGGGTGACGGTCTTCGCGCCGATGACCTGCCAGCCGTCCAGCTGCGCGGTCAGCGGCAGGGTCCCGGCACTGGTGTTCAGGGCCAGCAGGGTCAGGCGGTCACCGTCGGTGGCGGCGTGCAGCCACACGCGCGGGTCGTCGCCCGTCACGGGGAAGCTCTGGCCGCGCAACTGGGCCGCCTCGCGCAGCGCGCCGTATCCGAAGCGCGGGAAGGTGGCATCGTCCAGCAGCCCGTGATTCCCGACGCCCATCAGCGCGAAGTACGCGGGGCGGACCCCGGCCTCCAGGAAGCGCAGCGTGGCCTCGGTCGCCCACAGGCCGCCCAGCGCGTCGCTGAGGTGCCGGGCGCGGTCGGTGCGCCACGACAGCGCGAACTCGGTCACGGCCAGCTTCAGCTCGCGGGCCTGCGCGGTGGGGTTGGTGGCCGGGTCGGCCCACAGCTCGCGCAGGTGCGCCACGCTGCCGGTCACGCGCTCGATGCTCGCCAGGGCGGCCTCGTCGGTCGCGCCGCCGTCGGTGGGGTACAGGTGGTACGTGACCAGATCGAAGGCGTCCGCGCACCCGCGCAGCACCTCGTCCAGGAACGCGCCGGGGTTGCTCGTGGCGGGCCCGGCAACGCGCGCCTGCGGGTCTGCGGCCAGGATCGCCGCGCGCTGTGCCCGCACAGTGGCGCAGTACCGCGTGGGCGTCCAGCTGGGGTCGCTGCGGTTCGTGGCGTACAGGTCGGGTTCGTTCCCGATCTCCCAGTACGCCACGCGCAGCCCCAGCTCGCGGGCGTCCCGCACGGCCTGCGCGGCATCCTCCGGCGCGGCGCGGCCCACGCCGCCGCGCGTGAACACGCGGGTCTGCACGATCAGGTCCGGCTGCCCCAGCAGCGTCCAGTTGGTCTTCAGGGTCTGGAGGGCCGCGCGGGTCAGGTCGTTCTCGTCCCCGACGTTCCCGCCGGGCCAGCGCAGCAGCGCGGGCCGCAGGGCGCGCAGTTCGGGGAGCGCTTCCACGACCGGCATCCAGTTCCCCAGGTTGAAGCCCGGCCCACCCAGCAGCGGTCCGCCCAGGGGGCGGCCTTCACCGGGGGCGGGCGTGACGGTCACGGCCTGCCCCGCCCCGGCCAGGGCGGCCAGGGCGAAGGTCAGGGCGGGCAGGGCGCGGCGCACGGCTTCAGTCCTTGACCGCGCCGCTCGTCAGGCCGCTGATCACCTGACGGCTGGCCAGCAGAAACACGATCAGCAGCGGAATGACCGTGATCACGACCAGCATCATGATCGCGCCCCAGTCGACGTTCACGTTCGTGGCTCCGCCGCCCAGGCGGCGCAGGCTCAGCGGCAGGGTCATGGTGTCGGGCTCGCTGAGTTTCATGATCAGCGCGCCCTTGAAGTTGTTCCACGCGCCTACGAACGTCACGACGCCCAGCGTGGCCAGGATCGGGCGGATCAGCGGCAGGACCACCTGACGGTAGATGCCGAACTCGGTCGCGCCGTCCATGCGGGCCGCCTCGATCAGTTCGCGCGGCAGGGCCGAGGAGATGTACTGCCGCATCAGGAAGATCCCGAAGGCGTTCGCCATGCCCGGCACCCACAGCGCGCGCGGCTGGCCTACCCAGTGCAGGACGTTGTTCATGACCAGGAAGCTGGGGATGTCCATCACCAGCGGCGGGATGAGCATGGTGCCCAGGATGAACGCGAACAGCGCGCCCTTGCCCCCGAAGTCGTACATGGCGAAGGCGTACCCGGCCAGCGAGCAGAAGAACAGCGTGGTCAGCGTGGAGATCAGCGCGATGTACAGCGAGTTCCAGAACTGCCTCGGCGCCTGCCCGTCGGTGACCTGCATCAGGCCCTGCCAGTTGCGCGCGAAGGCGTCCCCGAACCACAGGTGCGGCGGGAAGGTGAAGACCTCCGCGCTGGGGTGCGAGGCCCACACGAACATCAGGTAGAACGGCACAACCGACAGGACGCACGCCAGGAGCATCAGCGCCCAGATCGGCACGCGCTGCCAGGGCAGCCGGGCGCGGCGGGTGCGGGCGCGCGGCGCGGCGTGCTGGACGGGGGTGGTGGTCATCGGCGGCCTCCGTCGCGGGAGAAGAGGTAGTTGTTCAGCATGCTCAGCGCGAAGATCGCCAGGAACAGCAGCCAGCTCATGGCGCTGGCGTAGCCCATGTCCAGGTCGCGGAAGGCGGTGTTGAAGATGTGCATGGCGCTCGTCAGGCCCGCGCCACCGCTGCCGCCGCCGTCATTGAGGAGCATGAACGGTTCCTCGAACAGCTGCATGCTGCCCACGATGGTCAGGGTGAAGGCGTAGAACATCATGGGCCGCAGCAGCGGCAGCGTGATGTACCAGAATTTCTGCCACCCATTCGCACCGTCCACCGTGGCGGCCTCGTAGACGTCCTCGCTGATGGCCTGCAGGCCCGAGAGGTACAGCACGGTGTTCCACCCGACGTAGCGCCAGAAGACCACGGCCGCGACCGAGTACGGCACCATGTTCGGGTCGCCCAGCCAGCGCACCGGGTCCAGGCCCACCAGGCCGCCCAGGTAGTTCAGGATGCCCAGCCGCTCGGAGTACAGCGTGGCGAACACGATGGCGATCGCCACGGCGTTCGTGATGTACGGCAGGAACAGGATGGTGCTGAACGCGCCCTGGAAGCGGCGCAGGCTGTGGTGGATAATGAACGCCAGCGGCAGCGCCACGAGGTGCTGCGGAATGCCGGACAGCAGCCCGATCCAGACGGTGTTCTTCAGGGATTTCCAGAACATGTCCGTGGGGCCCAGGGCCAGCTGGAAGTTCTCGAAGCCCACGAATTTCCAGTTGCCGACCCCGTCGAGCGGGCTCCACAGGTGGAAGGCCAGGAACAGGCTGAACAGCAGCGGGAACAGCCCGAACACGGCGAACAGGAGGAAGAACGGGCTGACGAACAGGTACGGCGCGAAGCGCTGCTGGAAGCGGGTATAGCTCCAGGGCGCGCGTGGCGGGGCAGCGGTCGGGGTGCGCTGTGACATGCGGGACGTCCTTGCGTGAACGCGGGGGGCGCGCTGGCCGGCGGTGACCGGCGCGCGTCCCCCCGGGGGCGGGGTGTCAGCGGGCGCGGCGCGCGATCTGGGCGCGGGCGTCGGCGAGCGCCTGCTTGATGTCCTTGCCCTGTTCGAGGACGTTGGTCAGCTCGGTCTGGAGAATCTGATCGGCGACCGAGTCGTACTTGTTCACGTCGATGGGCTGGGTCTTGGCGGCGGCGTCACGCCACAGCACGCGGGCCTTCTGGCCGCCGAGGAACTCGACGGGTTCGCTGAAGGCCTTGTCCTTCTGCGCGGCGATCAGGGCGGGGAAGGCCCCGTTGTCCTCGAAGGCGGTGATCTGCGACTGCTGGTTGAGGGTCATGAACTTGATGAATTCCCAGGCCCACTGCTTGTTCTTGGCCTTGCTGGGAATGCCGTAGAAGCTGCCGCCCCAGGAGGCGAAGCCCTTCTCGGGGAGGTTCTGCACGCGCCACAGGCCCTTGGTGTCGGGGGCCATCCAGTTCTGCAGGGCGCCCTGGAGCCACGCGCCGCTGAACTGCGTGGCGACGGTGCCCTTCTTGAAGGCGTCGTACCACTCGTTGCTCCACTCGCCGATCTTGGCGTCCAGGCCGGCGTCGCGGACCTGCTTGGCGAGGGTCATGGCGCGCACGAAGCGGGCGCTGTCAGGCCCGACGAGGAGGTTGTTCTGCTTGTCGAAGTAGATGCCCTCGCCGGCCTTGAGGTTGGTGCGGATGATGAGGTTGTACACCGAGGCGGCGGTGTTCACGAGGTACGCGCCGGTCTTCTGCTTGATCTTCTTGCCGGACGCGATGTAGTTTTCCCAGCTGCTCTGCATGGTCAGGGGGTTCACGCCGGCCTTGTCGAGCACGTCCTTGCGGTAGAAGAAGGTGCCGGGGCCGATGTCGGTGGGCATGGCGATGAAGCGCCCGTCGGGGCCGGTGGCCTGCGCGATGGTGAAGGGCGTGAAGAGCTTCTTGTACTGCGCGGCGTTGTAGGGGGCGCTGTTCAGGTTCTCCAGGCCCTGGCCTTCGGCGAACTTGCCGACGTAGCCGATCTCGATGGCCATGACGTCCGGGAGGCCCTGGCCGGTGGCGAGCGCGGTGGTCATGGCGTTGTGGTGGTCGGCGAACTGCTGGGCCTGGAGGTTGATGGTGACGTTGGGGTGCAGTTTCGTCCAGGCGGGCAGGATGGCCTTGATGGCGCTGTCCAGGCTGGGGAAGGCCGCGACGGTCAGCGTGACTTTCTCCTGGGCGTGGGCGGTGCCGAGCAGCAGGGCGGTGGCGAGGGCGAACGCGGCGGTTTGTTTCATGGTGACCTCCAGGTCGGTTTGAAAGCGCTTTCAAAGTGGGTGTGGACGGGGGAGGGGTGGCACTCAACCATCCGGGGTGCTCACGGCCTCACCCCCTGCGCGGGCGGCGCGGTCGATTCCCGCACCACCAGTTCCGGTTCGAACACCTGACGCGCCACCGGCTGACCGTCGAGCAGGTTCAGGGCCTCGCGGGCGGCCGTCACGCCGATGTCGTAGATCGCCTGGCGCACCGTCGTCAGCGGCGGCGTCATCAGGGACGAGGTGAACACGTCGTCGAAGCCCGTCAGGGACACGTCCCCGGGCACGTTCACGCCCCGGCGGTACAGCGCCAGGCGCGCGCCCAGCGCCATCTGGTCGTTGGCGCACACCAGGGCCGTGAACGGCACCCCGGCATTCAGGATCGCCTCGGCGGCCTCCAGGCCACCTTCCTCGGTGTAGCGGCCCACCTGGATCAGTTCGGGGGGGACGGTCACGCCGTGCGCCCCGAGGTAGTCCAGGAAGGCCACGCGGCGTTCCATGGCGTCCTGCTGCCGCTCGGCGCCGCTGATGTACGCGAACTGCCGGTGTCCCAGGTCGAGCAGGTGCCGCGCGACCTGCTGCATGGCCTTGGTGTTGTCCAGCACGATGCAGCTGTGATCCAGGCCGCGTACGTCGCGGCCCACCGCGATCAGCGGCACCCGCCGCGCCACGTGCGTCAGGATCTGGTCGTCGAGGATGCCGCCCATCATGATCACGGCGTCCACCCGGCGGGCCAGCAGCAGGTCCAGCGCCTCCTGCTCACGCTCGGTGCGCCACTGCCCGCTGATCACGATGGGGTGGTAGGGCGTGTCGTTCAGGGCCGCCTCGATCCCGGCCAGCGCCTCGCCGTAGAAGGTGGAGTTCAGGGTGGGGGTGATCACGCCGATGGTCAGGCTGCGCCCGCCGGCCAGGGCCTGCGCCTGCGGGTTGGGGCGGTAATTCAGGCGGGTGATGACGGATTCGACACGGGCGCGTTTTTCTGGCGTCACGTTGGCCGTGCCGTTCAGAATGCGTGACACGGTGCTGGGCGACACGCCCGCCTCCCGCGCCACCTGCGCCAGGGTGACTGCTTCCATCATGGGTGCTCCTGCAAGTCAGGCCGGTTGCCTGCTCGGTGAAGAGAAGATTGAGATGCCCGGAGCGTACTCCTGACTGAAAGCGCTGTCAACATGGTGCAGCGGCGACATTATGGTCCGCACCGGACAAAATAGGAGCCTGACAAACAGGTTTTGATCATCCGGCAGAGAAGGTGAGAGGTGGAACTGCTTCCGCAGCCGGCCTTCCTTGATTAGAAGAACTAAATATGACTGCTGGCCGAACAATCCGGTCTGTACTGGCTGAATCGGTTCAGATCAGGCGAAATCCTGTGCAGTAAGGGGAAAGCGCGCATGACTTGACAGGGCATTGATGTCAAGCCTACGCTGCACTTCGTTAAATCAACTAACTAAAGCGAGGCATGATGGCTCCCACCCAAGGCGGCGACCAGCCCTACCTGAAACACCTCAACCGCGCCCACGTGCTCCACCTGCTGCGCACCCACCCCGGCCTCAGCCGCGCCGAACTCGCCGCCCACAGCGGCCTGACCAAGGTCACCGTCGGCAGCCTCGTCACCGGGCTGCTGGACGCGGGCTGGCTCGACGAGGGGGGCGCCCGCCCCGGCGCCACCGGACGCCCGGGCCGCGAACTGCACCTCGGCGAGACCCGGCACGTCCTCCTGGGCGCAGAGATTGGCGTGCTCGGCGCGCGCGCCGTCGCCACCACCCTGCGCGGCACCGTCCTGGCCCGCGCCGAGACCCGCACCCCCACCACCACCCCGCACGCCGCCGCGCAGACCATCACCCGGCTATGCGGGCAACTGCTGCAGGACCCCGCCACGCAGGGCCGCGAGCTGCTGGGCCTGGGCGTGGCCCTGCCCGGCCCGGTCAGCCCGGACGGCACGCGCGTCCTGTACGCCCCCAACCTCGGCTGGGACGACGTGCCCTTCCTGGAGCTGCTGCGCGCCGCGCCCGACATCCCCCCCACCTGCCCACGGAGGCCATCACGCTGGACAACGAGGCCAACGCCGCCGCGTTCGGCGAGAGCTTCCTGCGCCCCGGCGAGCCGCCGCAGCTGCTGGCGTACGTCAGCCTGGGCAGCGGCGTCGGGGCCGGATTCACGGCCCTGAGCGGCACCCCACACGTCCTGCGCGGCGCGCGCGGCCTGGCCGGGGAGATCGGGCACGCGATCATCCAGCCCGGCGGGCTGTACTGCCACTGCGGGAACCGCGGCTGCGTCGAGACCCTGCTGGGCGGCTGGGCGATCCGCGCCGCGCTGAACCTGAACGTCCTCGACCCGCTGGACGAGGCCCTCGCGCCGCGCCTGCGCGAGGCCGCCGTGCAGGTCACCCTCGGCCGCGCCGGGGAGGCGCTGGGGCAGCTGCTCGTGAACCTGCACCAGACCCTCGGCCCGGACGAGATCGTCATCGGCGGCGCCCTGACCCGCCTGGACGGCGCCGTGCTGGGCCCCGCGCTGGACGTGTACCACGCCCGGCAGTGGCGCCCGGCCGCGCCGCCCGCGCGCGTCACGGTCCGCCAGGACAGCCTGTACCTGCCCGCGCTGGGCGCCGCCGCGCAGTTGCTCGCGCGCGTGATCGACACCCCACAGGAGCCCGCATGACCCCCACCACCCCTACGCCCCTCACGCCCGTCACGCTGGGACTGGACGTCGGCACCAGCGGCGTCAAGGCCGTCGCCGTCACCGCCAGTGGCGACACCCTGGCCGAGAGCACCCACCCCTACCCCCTCCTGACCCCCCGCCCCGGCTGGACCGAGCAGCGCCCGGCGGACTGGCTGGCGGGCGTGCGCGCCGCGCTGCGCGACCTGAGCGGCGCACTGGAGGGGAAGGCGCAGCCCCTGGCGCTGGGGCTCAGCGGGCAGATGCACGGCCTCGTCCCCCTGGACGCCCAGGGCGAGGTGCTGCGCCCCGCGCTGCTGTGGAACGACCAGCGGACCGGCGCGCAGGTCGAGCAGATCGAGGCCCGCGTCCCCCGCGCCGACCTGGTCGCGCGGACCGGGAACCGCGCCGTGACTGGCTTCCAGCTGCCCAAGATCCTCTGGCTGCGGGACGAGGAACCCGAGGTCTTCGCCCGGCTGCGCCACGCGCTGATCCCCAAGGACTACGTCGGCTTCGCCCTGACCGGCATGATGGCCGCTGAACCCAGCGACGCCAGCGGGGTGGGCGCGCTGAACCTCGCGCGCGGCGCGTGGGACGCGGACGTGCTGGGTGCACTCGACCTGACGCCCGACCTGTTCCCGCCGCTGCTGCGCTCCACCGACGTCGTCGGGACGCTGACCCGCGAGTGGGCCGCCGCGACCGGCCTCCCCGAGGGGCTGCCTGTCGTCGCGGGGGGCGGGGACAACGCCGCCGCCGGGATCGCCCTGGGCCTCTCGGGTGACCGGCCCGACGTGGGCAGCGTCAGCCTGGGCACCAGCGGCGTGATCTTCAGCCCCCTGCGCCACCCCACCCCCGACCCGGGGGGCCGCGTGCACCTGTTCGCGCACGCCGACGGCGGCTACCACCTGCTCGGCGTGACCCTCTCCGCCGCCGGGTCCCTGGAATGGCTGCACGCGAAACTCGCGCCTGACACGCCCATCTCCGTGCTGCTGGAGGAGGCCGCGCAGGTCCCCCCGGGCGCCGGCGGGGTGACGTTCCTGCCGTACCTGTCGGGCGAACGCAGTCCCCTGATGAACCCCCACGCCCGCGCGGCCTTCACCGGCCTGAGCCTCGCGCACGGCCGCGCCCACCTGACCCGCGCCGTGCTGGAGGGCAGCGTCGCCGCGCTGGCCGACGCGTACCGCGTCATGCAGGCCATCGCCCCGCTGAACACCCTGATCTCCACCGGGGGCGGCGCCCGCTCGGATCTGTGGCTGGGCCTCGCCAGCAGCGCCCTGAACCTCCCCCTCCACCCCACTGCCCAGCGCCCCGGCGCGGCCCACGGCGCCGCCATTCTCGCCATGCCCGCCGCCGGACTCCACCCGGGCCTCACGGCCGCCATGGACGCCACCCGCCCCGACCTCCACCCGCCCGTCCCGCCCGTGGACATGGCGGACGCCCTGAGCGCCTACGC encodes:
- the xylB gene encoding xylulokinase; its protein translation is MTPTTPTPLTPVTLGLDVGTSGVKAVAVTASGDTLAESTHPYPLLTPRPGWTEQRPADWLAGVRAALRDLSGALEGKAQPLALGLSGQMHGLVPLDAQGEVLRPALLWNDQRTGAQVEQIEARVPRADLVARTGNRAVTGFQLPKILWLRDEEPEVFARLRHALIPKDYVGFALTGMMAAEPSDASGVGALNLARGAWDADVLGALDLTPDLFPPLLRSTDVVGTLTREWAAATGLPEGLPVVAGGGDNAAAGIALGLSGDRPDVGSVSLGTSGVIFSPLRHPTPDPGGRVHLFAHADGGYHLLGVTLSAAGSLEWLHAKLAPDTPISVLLEEAAQVPPGAGGVTFLPYLSGERSPLMNPHARAAFTGLSLAHGRAHLTRAVLEGSVAALADAYRVMQAIAPLNTLISTGGGARSDLWLGLASSALNLPLHPTAQRPGAAHGAAILAMPAAGLHPGLTAAMDATRPDLHPPVPPVDMADALSAYAAARTALYGG
- a CDS encoding ROK family protein, with the protein product MRPGEPPQLLAYVSLGSGVGAGFTALSGTPHVLRGARGLAGEIGHAIIQPGGLYCHCGNRGCVETLLGGWAIRAALNLNVLDPLDEALAPRLREAAVQVTLGRAGEALGQLLVNLHQTLGPDEIVIGGALTRLDGAVLGPALDVYHARQWRPAAPPARVTVRQDSLYLPALGAAAQLLARVIDTPQEPA
- a CDS encoding ABC transporter substrate-binding protein, with the protein product MKQTAAFALATALLLGTAHAQEKVTLTVAAFPSLDSAIKAILPAWTKLHPNVTINLQAQQFADHHNAMTTALATGQGLPDVMAIEIGYVGKFAEGQGLENLNSAPYNAAQYKKLFTPFTIAQATGPDGRFIAMPTDIGPGTFFYRKDVLDKAGVNPLTMQSSWENYIASGKKIKQKTGAYLVNTAASVYNLIIRTNLKAGEGIYFDKQNNLLVGPDSARFVRAMTLAKQVRDAGLDAKIGEWSNEWYDAFKKGTVATQFSGAWLQGALQNWMAPDTKGLWRVQNLPEKGFASWGGSFYGIPSKAKNKQWAWEFIKFMTLNQQSQITAFEDNGAFPALIAAQKDKAFSEPVEFLGGQKARVLWRDAAAKTQPIDVNKYDSVADQILQTELTNVLEQGKDIKQALADARAQIARRAR
- a CDS encoding carbohydrate ABC transporter permease, with product MSQRTPTAAPPRAPWSYTRFQQRFAPYLFVSPFFLLFAVFGLFPLLFSLFLAFHLWSPLDGVGNWKFVGFENFQLALGPTDMFWKSLKNTVWIGLLSGIPQHLVALPLAFIIHHSLRRFQGAFSTILFLPYITNAVAIAIVFATLYSERLGILNYLGGLVGLDPVRWLGDPNMVPYSVAAVVFWRYVGWNTVLYLSGLQAISEDVYEAATVDGANGWQKFWYITLPLLRPMMFYAFTLTIVGSMQLFEEPFMLLNDGGGSGGAGLTSAMHIFNTAFRDLDMGYASAMSWLLFLAIFALSMLNNYLFSRDGGRR
- a CDS encoding LacI family DNA-binding transcriptional regulator, which gives rise to MMEAVTLAQVAREAGVSPSTVSRILNGTANVTPEKRARVESVITRLNYRPNPQAQALAGGRSLTIGVITPTLNSTFYGEALAGIEAALNDTPYHPIVISGQWRTEREQEALDLLLARRVDAVIMMGGILDDQILTHVARRVPLIAVGRDVRGLDHSCIVLDNTKAMQQVARHLLDLGHRQFAYISGAERQQDAMERRVAFLDYLGAHGVTVPPELIQVGRYTEEGGLEAAEAILNAGVPFTALVCANDQMALGARLALYRRGVNVPGDVSLTGFDDVFTSSLMTPPLTTVRQAIYDIGVTAAREALNLLDGQPVARQVFEPELVVRESTAPPAQGVRP
- a CDS encoding ROK family transcriptional regulator, which gives rise to MMAPTQGGDQPYLKHLNRAHVLHLLRTHPGLSRAELAAHSGLTKVTVGSLVTGLLDAGWLDEGGARPGATGRPGRELHLGETRHVLLGAEIGVLGARAVATTLRGTVLARAETRTPTTTPHAAAQTITRLCGQLLQDPATQGRELLGLGVALPGPVSPDGTRVLYAPNLGWDDVPFLELLRAAPDIPPTCPRRPSRWTTRPTPPRSARASCAPASRRSCWRTSAWAAASGPDSRP